One segment of Alnus glutinosa chromosome 2, dhAlnGlut1.1, whole genome shotgun sequence DNA contains the following:
- the LOC133861089 gene encoding uncharacterized protein LOC133861089 has protein sequence MAEIPERKKRRMGERREAGTKKPATTTTKWPLIKPKRNLQITRLKDTDLFTVQNFFTSAESKAFINAAESIGFVHQGSLGPTKGEAYRDNDRISVNDPVLAETIWESGLHKLFSDIKIRGKVAVGLNPNIRLYRYKAGQRFGRHIDGSVDLGEGKCTHYTLLIYLSGDFKPKAKNDLSSPKDSSSQPLVGGETVFYGSRNAVVAEVAPTEGMALLHIHGDKCMLHEARNVTKGVKYVFRSDVAFA, from the exons ATGGCAGAAATACCAGAAAGAAAGAAGCGAAGAatgggagagagaagagaagcaGGTACCAAGAAACCGGCAACAACAACAACGAAGTGGCCACTcatcaaacccaaaagaaacCTTCAGATCACTCGCCTCAAAGATACGGATCTCTTTACT GTGCAGAATTTCTTCACATCCGCTGAATCAAAGGCATTTATTAACGCTGCTGAGTCTATCGGTTTTGTCCACCAAGGGAGCCTTGGTCCAACGAAAGGTGAAGCTTATAGAGATAATGATCGAATCTCTGTGAATGATCCTGTTCTTGCAGAAACAATATGGGAGTCTGGACTGCACAAACTGTTTTCCGATATTAAAATTCGAGGAAAGGTTGCTGTGGGCTTAAATCCAAATATCAGGCTATACAG GTATAAGGCTGGGCAGCGCTTTGGACGACATATTGACGGAAGCGTTGATCTTGGAGAGGGAAAGTGCACCCATTATACTTTGTTAATATATCTGAGTGGCGATTTTAAACCCAAGGCCAAAAATGACCTGAGCAGCCCCAAGGATTCTTCCTCACAGCCTCTAGTTGGAGGAGAGACTGTCTTTTATGGTTCGAGGAATGCTGTTGTTGCTGAG GTGGCTCCTACTGAAGGGATGGCTCTCCTACACATTCATGGGGATAAGTGTATGTTACACGAAGCCCGTAATGTTACTAAGGGTGTTAAGTATGTCTTCCGTTCGGATGTTGCATTTGCCTGA